Proteins encoded in a region of the Ignavibacteriales bacterium genome:
- a CDS encoding T9SS type A sorting domain-containing protein — translation MKSLHSFSNKMLVIIFVIISSETIHAGTRYKDIIFPSATVTKGIQYGSNVNIDGSNAALMLDLYQPANDTLKLRPLVICLHGGSLIVGDRIDMSAFCTDFAKRGYVAVSIDYRVGIESPKGVRTILEALLRGVQDTKAAVRFFRSKGAQYGIDTSQIFLEGSSAGSMVAVHYAYWNQDEIPPDINQAKWGNIEGASGNPGFSTAIKGIVNYCGSIIDPTWIDKGEVPVANFHGLLDTIVPPDSGVSGDFQIKMFGGVAISRAALQLGIYNQGSFFPQMGHGGNEDSLRVFGPNFFYSLMVLASSAPQDLTSLALSATSVKVFHYETYAFLSTVIDKSGNKIILPQPMIQYTCDTRIGTISPSGIFTPADRPDSGYVFAKFNGVTTSCFVKTYDFKYFIVKPKLAVIDTLRTLKLSVDTYDAEAVWHSVPTTKFAFVSTDPSVGTVDPTGVFTGKKSGTTKIIATLGGYSDTSVVRVEGASGLVSLDRLESLSGWTFDGLNLDSLSVTLAVDQKSAGNASFKIDYRFTYDPSKSAPMVYLNKALLLYGIPDSIYLDVKSDGRRHRLYYRFSDTESRLFRAFGAKFLNNAQIFDVINAPMTGLSSLSGTYDAVPPLTLGRIEIQLAGDNIPGQATSGTIYVDNLRLKYPGVVTDVEKAAFAPASFSLDQNYPNPFNPSTAISYQLPALSGVEGSANSFVKLKVFDVLGREVASLVNAIQKPGSYVTRWDASAYPTGVYLYRLQAGDNVQTKKMVLVK, via the coding sequence GTGAAATCACTTCATAGTTTCTCCAACAAAATGCTCGTGATTATATTCGTGATCATTTCTTCAGAGACCATTCACGCGGGAACACGTTACAAAGACATCATTTTTCCTTCTGCCACTGTCACAAAGGGCATTCAATACGGGAGTAACGTCAATATTGATGGATCGAACGCTGCGCTGATGCTGGATCTCTATCAGCCGGCGAATGATACTCTAAAACTCAGGCCGCTCGTTATCTGCTTACACGGCGGGAGTCTGATCGTCGGCGACAGAATCGACATGAGCGCGTTCTGCACCGATTTTGCGAAACGCGGATACGTCGCAGTTTCCATAGACTATAGAGTCGGCATTGAATCTCCGAAGGGCGTCAGGACGATATTGGAGGCTTTGTTGCGCGGAGTTCAGGATACCAAAGCTGCTGTACGTTTCTTCCGTTCAAAAGGTGCACAGTACGGCATTGACACCTCGCAAATCTTCCTTGAGGGATCATCGGCGGGGTCCATGGTCGCGGTGCATTATGCTTACTGGAACCAAGACGAAATCCCGCCGGACATTAATCAGGCGAAGTGGGGAAATATCGAAGGCGCGAGTGGAAATCCGGGATTCTCGACGGCCATCAAGGGAATTGTGAACTACTGCGGATCTATCATCGATCCGACCTGGATCGATAAGGGAGAAGTGCCCGTGGCTAATTTCCACGGTTTGCTGGACACGATTGTCCCTCCGGACAGCGGAGTATCCGGTGATTTTCAAATCAAAATGTTCGGTGGTGTCGCGATTTCCAGAGCTGCGTTGCAGCTCGGAATCTATAACCAGGGATCCTTCTTTCCTCAGATGGGACATGGAGGAAACGAAGACAGTCTCCGTGTGTTCGGTCCGAATTTCTTCTATTCGCTCATGGTCCTCGCCTCTTCCGCGCCGCAGGATCTGACGTCGTTGGCCCTCTCCGCAACATCGGTGAAGGTCTTTCATTATGAAACGTATGCTTTCCTGTCCACGGTGATCGACAAATCAGGGAACAAGATTATTCTGCCGCAACCTATGATACAGTACACATGCGACACCAGGATTGGCACGATATCTCCGTCAGGCATATTCACTCCTGCCGATCGTCCCGACAGCGGATACGTGTTTGCGAAGTTCAACGGCGTGACGACTTCATGTTTCGTGAAGACGTATGACTTCAAGTACTTCATCGTAAAACCGAAACTTGCTGTGATTGACACCCTGAGAACCCTCAAGCTGAGTGTCGATACGTATGATGCAGAAGCGGTCTGGCACAGCGTGCCGACGACGAAGTTCGCATTCGTTTCGACAGATCCTTCAGTAGGGACCGTTGATCCAACGGGCGTATTCACCGGAAAGAAAAGCGGTACCACAAAGATCATTGCCACATTGGGCGGATACAGTGATACCAGTGTCGTAAGGGTCGAAGGTGCGAGTGGTTTGGTCAGTCTCGACCGGCTAGAGAGTTTGAGCGGATGGACTTTTGACGGACTGAATCTGGATTCACTTTCCGTAACGCTTGCAGTGGATCAGAAGTCTGCGGGGAACGCATCCTTTAAGATAGATTACAGGTTCACCTATGATCCTTCAAAGTCGGCCCCCATGGTGTACCTGAACAAAGCCCTTCTTCTCTACGGAATTCCCGATTCCATCTATCTCGATGTAAAATCCGATGGACGCAGGCATAGGCTCTACTATCGTTTTTCGGATACTGAGTCCCGGCTCTTCCGTGCTTTCGGAGCGAAGTTCCTGAACAACGCCCAGATTTTCGATGTCATCAATGCTCCAATGACAGGGTTGTCTTCTCTCTCCGGCACATATGATGCGGTTCCGCCATTGACTCTCGGGAGAATAGAGATACAGCTTGCGGGCGACAATATTCCCGGACAGGCAACTTCAGGGACCATCTATGTGGATAATCTCAGGCTGAAGTATCCCGGTGTTGTCACCGATGTCGAAAAGGCAGCGTTTGCTCCTGCTTCGTTCAGTCTCGACCAGAACTATCCCAACCCGTTCAATCCAAGTACAGCGATCAGCTATCAGCTGCCTGCCCTGAGCGGAGTCGAAGGGTCAGCTAATAGCTTCGTGAAGCTCAAGGTCTTTGATGTACTGGGGAGAGAAGTGGCCTCACTTGTGAACGCGATCCAGAAGCCCGGATCGTATGTTACACGGTGGGATGCTTCGGCATATCCGACCGGTGTGTACCTGTATCGGCTGCAAGCCGGAGACAATGTTCAGACGAAGAAAATGGTCTTGGTAAAGTAG
- a CDS encoding DUF4386 domain-containing protein, producing MILEEENNSINSNKKTARIAGVLYLLVGIFGGFAEGYVEPKMYVAGNAAVTAGNVVANSGLVRLGVVADLLDGTFFIILALVLYILFQHVHKSVARAMLVFVGIASAITCLSALFEFEGLRVATGAVDMTSLGTAGSNAVVLLLLDAQHYGLLIAQIFFGLWLAPLGYLAYKSGWFPKTLGIVLIAACASYLVDLLAAFLLPDVGKAIHGFATILPTIAEPWMVLYLLVVGIKTQTIGQVTHK from the coding sequence TTGATTCTTGAAGAAGAGAACAACAGCATAAATTCAAACAAGAAGACTGCGAGAATCGCCGGCGTCCTCTACTTGCTCGTTGGCATCTTTGGCGGCTTTGCCGAAGGATACGTGGAACCTAAGATGTACGTTGCCGGTAATGCGGCAGTCACGGCTGGAAACGTTGTCGCAAACTCCGGACTTGTCCGCCTGGGCGTCGTCGCTGACCTGTTGGATGGGACGTTCTTTATCATCTTGGCTTTGGTGCTCTACATTCTGTTTCAGCACGTGCACAAGAGTGTGGCAAGGGCAATGCTTGTCTTCGTCGGAATCGCGAGCGCGATCACATGTCTTAGTGCGCTTTTTGAGTTTGAGGGCTTGCGGGTTGCAACCGGTGCCGTCGACATGACCTCGTTGGGCACCGCGGGTTCGAATGCAGTCGTACTGCTCCTGCTCGACGCTCAGCATTATGGGTTGCTCATTGCACAGATCTTCTTTGGCCTGTGGCTGGCCCCGTTGGGATATCTGGCCTACAAATCAGGGTGGTTCCCCAAGACATTGGGCATCGTACTCATTGCGGCGTGCGCCAGCTACCTCGTGGACCTTCTCGCGGCGTTCCTACTCCCCGACGTCGGCAAAGCCATTCACGGTTTTGCAACCATCCTGCCGACCATCGCGGAGCCGTGGATGGTCCTCTACCTGCTCGTGGTTGGTATAAAGACTCAAACAATAGGCCAGGTGACTCATAAATAA
- a CDS encoding DUF2938 domain-containing protein — protein sequence MALSLISAIIIGLGATLTFDLWAQLLKHAFKITPSNICLVGRWLRYMPEGTFKHSNIVSSPQKSGECAVGWIAHYMIGTTFAIVFLALAGSDWLQHPTLIPAIVFGVVTVVAPFFIMQPAFGFGFAASKTPRPAQARLRTLMNHTAFGVGLYVFALLISWVLRVYA from the coding sequence ATGGCTCTTTCCCTCATCAGTGCAATCATCATTGGGCTTGGCGCGACCCTTACGTTTGATCTTTGGGCGCAGCTTCTCAAGCATGCCTTCAAGATTACTCCTTCCAACATCTGTCTGGTTGGGCGCTGGCTTCGATACATGCCGGAAGGAACCTTTAAGCATTCAAATATTGTGTCTTCTCCACAGAAGAGCGGAGAATGCGCGGTAGGATGGATCGCCCACTACATGATCGGCACCACGTTCGCCATCGTCTTCCTCGCATTAGCAGGCAGCGACTGGCTTCAGCATCCGACGCTGATTCCCGCGATCGTCTTCGGGGTCGTAACGGTCGTTGCGCCATTCTTCATCATGCAACCAGCATTTGGGTTTGGATTTGCTGCATCAAAGACGCCACGTCCTGCGCAGGCAAGGCTACGTACTCTGATGAACCATACAGCGTTTGGGGTGGGTCTATACGTTTTCGCGCTGCTGATCAGCTGGGTGCTACGGGTGTATGCCTAG
- a CDS encoding right-handed parallel beta-helix repeat-containing protein, translating into MKNIFRFLLLGFLVSTNMSRLLAQSVQTAVLCVDDNNLSSTQNGSRRYPYNGIQTAIANAADNDTILVAVGIYGRIDNMGKPLSILGGYTGGTTASYNAGTGGDFSIRTIDPSLTIITGGVDSIGVNLTRFNFNPFRFVFDNFAVRNSKKGIVFDVATSWPHVDNVTISNNIIESNGQPGVITSGAGVWVAGNNHRVLNNIIRNNHGGRGAGLSGNFTPSDSLLVEGNLIENNTGYDDHGAGVYLGGYVTIRSNIISGNYLQNSYGWGGGVLILGIAHMSFNVIKDNYCPTYGGAVFVDDGGIAYMDHELIYNNRTSLYGAGIAVDNTATDSSHVYLTNCTVVNNYSPDTLGGNAIYLDNSSFGTLRNCVLAGNGDDFYINTSSALTVTYTLSQEGFTGQGNFKADPLFADTSNKDFHLKSKGGRYAPKSQAWVIDGVHSPAIDAGDLTSVYNNEPAPSGNRINLGCYGNTMYASKSHPAADIQKITADLPMHFSLGQNYPNPFNPTTTISFGLASKSFVSLRVFNVLGREVSILVSEELPAGTYSQNWNAAGLASSVYFYCLQTGSFTDTKKLLLLR; encoded by the coding sequence GTGAAAAACATTTTCCGGTTTCTCTTGTTGGGTTTTCTGGTATCGACCAACATGAGTCGATTGCTTGCCCAATCGGTGCAGACCGCGGTACTGTGCGTTGATGACAATAATCTCTCCTCCACCCAAAACGGCAGTAGACGATATCCATATAATGGCATACAGACAGCAATTGCAAATGCTGCCGACAACGACACTATACTGGTTGCAGTCGGAATTTACGGTAGGATTGACAACATGGGAAAACCGCTGTCAATTTTAGGCGGATATACTGGTGGTACTACTGCTTCTTATAATGCCGGGACAGGTGGAGATTTTTCGATCAGAACCATCGACCCGTCGCTGACAATCATAACTGGCGGGGTTGACAGCATCGGTGTGAACCTGACCCGTTTCAATTTTAATCCGTTCCGTTTCGTATTTGATAATTTCGCTGTGCGCAACAGCAAGAAGGGAATTGTCTTTGATGTAGCTACTTCCTGGCCCCATGTCGATAATGTTACCATATCCAATAATATTATCGAAAGTAACGGTCAACCAGGGGTAATAACATCTGGCGCAGGAGTTTGGGTAGCCGGTAATAATCATCGGGTTCTGAATAACATCATCCGAAACAACCATGGAGGTAGAGGTGCCGGTCTATCCGGGAACTTTACTCCATCCGATTCTTTGTTGGTGGAAGGCAACCTGATTGAAAACAATACCGGCTACGATGATCATGGTGCCGGTGTCTATTTAGGTGGCTATGTAACTATCAGGAGCAATATTATTTCCGGTAATTATCTGCAAAACAGTTATGGCTGGGGTGGAGGGGTTTTGATACTGGGAATTGCTCATATGTCGTTCAATGTTATAAAGGATAATTATTGTCCGACTTATGGAGGAGCGGTTTTCGTGGACGATGGCGGGATCGCTTATATGGATCATGAGTTGATTTACAATAACCGTACTTCACTTTACGGAGCAGGCATTGCAGTGGACAACACTGCCACAGATTCTTCACATGTTTATCTGACAAATTGCACAGTAGTGAATAACTATTCACCTGATACTCTGGGCGGAAATGCGATTTATCTGGATAACTCTTCTTTTGGAACGCTGCGCAATTGTGTTCTTGCAGGAAACGGAGACGATTTCTATATCAATACCAGCAGCGCATTGACCGTTACGTATACATTGAGCCAGGAGGGATTTACGGGTCAGGGAAATTTCAAAGCCGACCCCTTGTTTGCAGATACTTCGAACAAAGATTTTCACCTGAAATCCAAGGGCGGACGATACGCTCCCAAGAGTCAGGCCTGGGTCATTGACGGTGTCCACAGCCCTGCCATTGATGCAGGAGATTTGACTTCCGTCTATAACAATGAGCCGGCTCCGAGCGGAAACAGGATAAATCTCGGCTGTTATGGGAATACGATGTATGCTTCAAAATCTCATCCTGCTGCGGATATTCAGAAAATAACTGCAGACTTGCCAATGCACTTCAGCTTGGGCCAGAACTACCCAAACCCTTTTAACCCGACAACCACCATCTCATTCGGGCTTGCATCAAAATCATTTGTATCGCTGCGAGTATTTAATGTCTTGGGAAGAGAAGTTTCAATACTCGTATCGGAAGAACTCCCTGCCGGAACATACTCGCAAAACTGGAACGCCGCAGGTTTGGCGAGCAGTGTGTATTTCTATTGCCTGCAAACAGGTTCATTCACCGATACCAAGAAACTTCTTTTGCTAAGGTAA